The following are encoded in a window of Bacillus xiapuensis genomic DNA:
- a CDS encoding chemotaxis protein CheW, whose product MQTLHKAVVFVTGGEEYAFPVEAVISIEKMENINPIPHFPRYFKGITKSRGELLPVVDLEYLFYHRQLSNIEEARLIIVQSDSFPIGFLVKEAKEIMDVPEESIRQMGLLASGQAKYFCGVADLENRLVTMIDTNALVSSLEGVQDIKEYLAQAEAR is encoded by the coding sequence ATGCAAACTTTACATAAAGCAGTGGTGTTTGTGACTGGCGGTGAAGAATATGCCTTTCCTGTTGAAGCGGTTATTTCGATCGAAAAAATGGAGAATATTAATCCTATTCCGCATTTTCCGCGATATTTTAAAGGGATCACGAAAAGTAGGGGAGAGCTGCTTCCGGTTGTGGATTTAGAATATCTTTTCTATCATCGTCAGCTGAGTAATATCGAAGAAGCTAGGCTGATCATTGTTCAATCGGATTCATTTCCTATCGGCTTTCTTGTTAAAGAGGCGAAGGAGATTATGGATGTGCCGGAAGAATCCATCCGCCAGATGGGCTTGTTAGCTTCCGGACAAGCGAAGTACTTCTGCGGAGTGGCGGATCTTGAAAACCGCTTAGTGACGATGATCGACACGAATGCACTCGTATCATCATTGGAGGGAGTGCAGGATATAAAAGAGTACTTGGCGCAAGCGGAGGCACGCTGA
- a CDS encoding M20/M25/M40 family metallo-hydrolase, whose translation MINKTRLLNEFLELVQINSETKNEAEISKVLTEKFKELGVHVYEDETAKQTGHGAGNLICTLEATKEGVDPIYFTSHMDTVVPGANVKPSIKDGYIVSDGTTILGADDKVGLATMLELVRVLKEQNYDHGMIQFVITAGEESGLVGAKALDPALLKAKFGYALDSDGTVGNIIVAAPTQAKVKAEIYGKTAHAGVAPEKGVSAITIAAKAIAKMPLGRIDKETTANIGRFEGGRATNIVCDYVSILAEARSLAPEKMEAQVAKMKEAFEQTAAEMNGRAQVEVHVMYPGFKFGEGDHVVEIAKKAAARIGRSSKLLTSGGGSDANVIAGFGIPTVNLAVGYEEIHTTNEKMPVDEFVKLAEMAVAIVAEVAEA comes from the coding sequence ATGATCAATAAAACACGTTTATTAAATGAATTTCTTGAGTTGGTGCAGATCAATTCAGAAACAAAGAATGAAGCGGAAATTTCCAAAGTATTAACGGAGAAGTTTAAAGAACTCGGGGTGCATGTTTATGAAGATGAGACAGCGAAACAAACCGGCCACGGCGCGGGAAACTTAATTTGCACGCTTGAAGCAACGAAGGAGGGTGTGGACCCGATTTATTTCACCTCTCATATGGACACAGTTGTTCCGGGAGCTAATGTGAAGCCGAGCATCAAAGATGGCTATATCGTGTCGGATGGCACGACGATCCTTGGAGCGGATGATAAAGTTGGCTTAGCAACGATGCTTGAATTAGTGCGCGTCTTGAAGGAGCAAAATTATGATCACGGCATGATTCAGTTTGTGATTACGGCTGGGGAAGAATCTGGGCTTGTCGGTGCGAAGGCTTTGGATCCTGCTCTTCTTAAAGCAAAGTTTGGCTACGCTTTAGACAGTGATGGAACGGTCGGAAATATTATCGTGGCTGCGCCTACGCAAGCAAAGGTCAAGGCGGAAATCTACGGAAAAACCGCCCACGCTGGAGTTGCCCCTGAAAAAGGCGTATCCGCTATTACGATTGCAGCCAAGGCCATCGCTAAAATGCCGCTTGGCCGCATTGATAAGGAAACAACCGCCAATATCGGACGTTTTGAAGGCGGACGTGCAACCAATATCGTCTGCGACTATGTCAGTATTTTAGCGGAGGCCCGTTCACTTGCACCTGAAAAAATGGAGGCGCAAGTTGCGAAAATGAAAGAGGCATTTGAACAAACAGCTGCTGAAATGAATGGCCGCGCTCAAGTCGAGGTGCATGTCATGTATCCTGGATTTAAATTTGGAGAAGGGGATCATGTAGTAGAAATAGCGAAGAAAGCCGCTGCCCGTATCGGCCGGTCCAGCAAGCTATTGACCAGCGGGGGAGGAAGCGATGCCAATGTGATTGCTGGATTTGGCATTCCGACGGTTAATCTTGCAGTAGGATATGAAGAAATTCATACAACCAACGAAAAAATGCCGGTGGATGAGTTTGTTAAGCTGGCTGAAATGGCTGTCGCTATTGTCGCGGAAGTCGCGGAAGCGTAA
- a CDS encoding acyl-CoA carboxylase subunit beta: MATQDIFTSIHDLYDRRREVELGGGDERIDKQHDKGKLTARERIELLVDPGTFVEMNPFIEHRCTDFGLDEVKGPGDGVVTGYGKVHGRPIYLFSQDFTVFGGALGEMHAKKIANVMDMAVKNGSPFVGLNDSGGARIQEGVVSLDGYGHIFYRNAVYSGVIPQISVIMGPCAGGAVYSPAITDFVFMVDKTSQMFITGPKVIETVTGEKISSEDLGGSKVHNSISGNAHFRGSSEEEVLGMVRSLLSYLPQNNEEKPPIAAYSKEDDYCEDITDVVPFDGLRPYDVRKVLEHVVDEDSFMEVQKDFAKNIVIGFARIKGEAVGLICNQPKFMAGGLDINSSDKAARFIRFCDSFNIPIITFEDVSGFFPGVKQEHGGIIRHGAKILYAYSEATVPKITVILRKAYGGAYVALNSKAIGADLVYSWPNAEIAVMGPQGAANIIFAREIASSENPEETRAKKIEEYREKFANPYVAAARGMVDDVIDPRETRIKLMEALNMMRSKKEQRPKKKHGNIPL, encoded by the coding sequence ATGGCTACTCAGGATATTTTCACAAGCATTCATGATCTATACGACCGCCGCCGTGAGGTAGAGCTGGGGGGCGGAGATGAACGGATTGATAAACAGCATGACAAGGGGAAGCTGACCGCTCGAGAGCGAATTGAATTACTTGTTGATCCGGGAACATTTGTAGAGATGAATCCGTTTATTGAACACCGGTGTACGGATTTTGGCTTAGATGAAGTGAAAGGACCGGGAGATGGGGTTGTCACAGGCTACGGCAAAGTGCACGGGCGCCCCATCTATCTATTTTCACAGGATTTCACTGTATTTGGCGGAGCGCTTGGAGAAATGCATGCTAAAAAAATCGCGAATGTCATGGATATGGCAGTCAAGAATGGCTCCCCATTCGTAGGGCTAAATGATTCGGGCGGCGCGCGGATTCAAGAGGGGGTTGTTTCTCTGGACGGCTACGGCCATATCTTCTATCGCAACGCCGTCTATTCCGGGGTGATTCCGCAAATATCAGTGATTATGGGACCTTGCGCTGGGGGAGCGGTTTATTCGCCAGCCATTACGGATTTCGTTTTTATGGTAGACAAAACGAGCCAGATGTTCATCACTGGGCCTAAGGTGATTGAAACGGTTACGGGAGAAAAAATTTCATCCGAAGATCTAGGAGGTTCGAAAGTGCATAACTCCATTAGCGGAAATGCGCATTTCCGCGGGAGCTCTGAGGAGGAAGTGCTCGGGATGGTACGAAGCTTATTAAGCTATCTCCCGCAAAATAATGAAGAGAAGCCGCCAATCGCCGCTTATTCTAAAGAAGATGATTACTGTGAAGATATTACAGATGTGGTTCCGTTCGATGGCTTGCGCCCGTATGATGTCAGAAAAGTTCTCGAACACGTGGTGGATGAAGACTCTTTCATGGAGGTGCAAAAAGATTTCGCCAAAAACATTGTGATTGGTTTTGCCCGCATAAAAGGGGAAGCAGTCGGACTGATCTGCAATCAGCCGAAGTTTATGGCCGGCGGTCTTGATATCAATTCCTCCGACAAAGCAGCTCGCTTTATTCGTTTCTGCGATTCATTTAATATTCCAATTATTACATTTGAAGATGTATCCGGTTTCTTTCCGGGAGTGAAGCAGGAACATGGCGGCATCATTCGCCATGGCGCCAAAATTTTATACGCGTATTCCGAAGCCACTGTTCCAAAAATCACGGTGATTTTGCGTAAAGCTTACGGAGGCGCCTATGTCGCTCTCAACAGCAAAGCGATAGGAGCGGACCTTGTTTATTCTTGGCCGAACGCCGAAATTGCTGTGATGGGGCCGCAAGGTGCAGCCAATATTATTTTTGCGAGAGAAATTGCCTCCAGCGAAAATCCGGAAGAAACCCGCGCAAAAAAAATTGAAGAGTATCGCGAAAAGTTTGCTAACCCCTATGTAGCAGCTGCTCGAGGGATGGTTGATGATGTCATTGATCCGCGCGAAACGAGAATCAAGCTTATGGAGGCACTGAACATGATGCGATCGAAAAAAGAACAGCGGCCGAAGAAAAAACATGGAAACATCCCTTTATAA
- the mce gene encoding methylmalonyl-CoA epimerase: MEKVDHLGIAVASLDETLPFYTEKLGLRLIAIEEVPSEQVRVAFLDASNIKLELLEPMSQESAVAKFVEKRGQGLHHIAFGVQNINERLLEMKEQGIRMIHETPKSGAGGAQVAFMHPKSTCGVLFELCDKSKGKGE, from the coding sequence ATAGAGAAAGTCGATCACTTGGGGATTGCTGTCGCTTCACTCGATGAAACTCTGCCTTTTTACACGGAGAAATTAGGGCTAAGGCTTATCGCAATAGAGGAAGTTCCCTCGGAGCAAGTAAGGGTAGCTTTTCTTGATGCGAGCAATATTAAGCTGGAATTGCTGGAACCGATGAGTCAAGAGAGCGCAGTCGCCAAGTTTGTCGAAAAACGCGGACAAGGATTACACCATATAGCCTTTGGTGTACAGAATATCAATGAACGCCTTCTTGAAATGAAAGAGCAGGGCATTCGCATGATACATGAGACGCCAAAATCTGGAGCCGGGGGCGCGCAAGTAGCGTTTATGCATCCGAAATCCACTTGCGGCGTGCTGTTTGAGCTTTGTGATAAAAGTAAAGGAAAAGGAGAATGA
- the prli42 gene encoding stressosome-associated protein Prli42 codes for MRNKSIQKTVIYIMLFTMLVSTVFFGLSMFM; via the coding sequence ATGAGAAATAAAAGCATACAGAAAACAGTCATCTATATCATGTTATTTACCATGCTAGTGTCTACCGTGTTCTTCGGCTTATCCATGTTTATGTGA
- a CDS encoding aromatic acid exporter family protein, whose product MFKIGYRTIKTAIGTALAIIISQSMSLENFVSAGIITILCIQNTKKKSLQAAWSRFRACTIAIIFCAIFFEGIGFHPLMIGLLLLFFIPTVVALKVKEGIVTSSVIILHMYSAGEITKSVILNEYGIIIVGMGIALLMNLYMPSLEKRLYRLQDEIEENFRRIFQEIAMYLRDNQHVWDGKEITETVKLIKEGKEFAFQDIENHFLREEKLFYSYFSMRQKQFERIERVLSIITSISHQVEQAHVIADFMEELGERIHPGNTAHLSLQKLERMRAEFEKMDLPATREEFESRAALLQFIKEMEEYLLIKSSFKGMKRESRPSYIREAREAGS is encoded by the coding sequence ATGTTTAAAATCGGATACCGAACAATCAAGACGGCTATTGGAACGGCGCTGGCAATCATCATTTCTCAGTCGATGAGCTTGGAAAATTTTGTTTCAGCGGGGATTATTACGATCCTGTGCATTCAAAATACGAAGAAAAAGTCTTTGCAGGCGGCTTGGAGCCGTTTTCGAGCTTGTACAATTGCTATTATTTTTTGTGCGATCTTTTTTGAAGGAATAGGCTTTCACCCGCTGATGATTGGACTGCTGCTACTGTTTTTTATTCCGACGGTTGTTGCTTTGAAGGTAAAGGAAGGCATCGTCACAAGCAGTGTAATCATTCTGCATATGTATTCGGCTGGTGAGATCACAAAAAGCGTTATTCTCAATGAATATGGCATCATCATAGTCGGCATGGGAATCGCTCTGCTTATGAATTTATATATGCCGAGTCTTGAAAAAAGGCTATACCGCTTGCAGGATGAGATTGAGGAAAATTTTCGCCGCATTTTTCAAGAAATTGCGATGTATTTGCGCGACAACCAACATGTTTGGGACGGAAAAGAAATTACAGAGACGGTGAAGCTAATAAAGGAAGGCAAGGAGTTCGCTTTCCAAGATATTGAAAACCATTTCTTGCGGGAAGAGAAATTGTTTTACAGCTACTTCAGTATGCGGCAAAAGCAGTTTGAAAGAATAGAGCGCGTATTGTCGATCATCACATCGATCTCTCACCAAGTTGAACAGGCCCATGTCATCGCCGACTTTATGGAGGAATTAGGAGAGCGCATTCATCCTGGGAATACAGCGCATCTATCTTTGCAAAAGCTTGAACGCATGAGAGCTGAATTTGAAAAGATGGATTTGCCTGCAACAAGGGAAGAATTTGAATCGAGGGCGGCGCTGCTGCAATTTATTAAAGAGATGGAGGAATACTTGTTAATCAAAAGCTCTTTTAAAGGAATGAAAAGAGAAAGCAGACCAAGCTATATAAGGGAAGCCCGAGAGGCAGGCTCATAA
- a CDS encoding BrxA/BrxB family bacilliredoxin, with protein MNMDFNFLMNNVVRQARDEITAAGYTELRTPEEVDASLSKKGTTLVMVNSVCGCAGGIARPAAAHAIHYDKRPDQLVTVFAGQDKEATAKARSYFEGYPPSSPSFALLKDGKICTMVERHEIEGHDPMAVVQKLQAAFDQYCDEV; from the coding sequence ATGAACATGGATTTTAATTTTTTAATGAATAATGTCGTTCGTCAAGCTCGTGATGAGATCACGGCTGCGGGATATACAGAACTGCGGACACCGGAAGAAGTAGACGCGTCATTGTCTAAGAAAGGAACGACGCTCGTAATGGTGAATTCTGTTTGCGGCTGCGCCGGCGGGATCGCTCGTCCAGCTGCCGCTCATGCGATTCATTATGATAAGCGCCCTGATCAGCTTGTCACTGTTTTTGCAGGGCAAGATAAGGAAGCTACGGCAAAAGCACGGAGCTATTTTGAAGGCTACCCGCCATCTTCTCCATCGTTTGCGCTGCTGAAAGACGGAAAGATTTGCACGATGGTAGAGCGCCATGAAATTGAAGGCCATGATCCAATGGCGGTTGTTCAGAAGCTGCAGGCGGCTTTTGATCAATATTGTGACGAAGTGTAA
- the meaB gene encoding methylmalonyl Co-A mutase-associated GTPase MeaB, whose protein sequence is MKEKECANKRESGPSALHVMKGISTSSGGFAFSNQKRFRKRAPSLPDSDELVNGVLAGKRKDLAKAITFIESNSPSHYSYGQELLQKLLPKTGNSIRIGITGVPGVGKSTFIEAFGNMLCDLGLKTAVVAIDPSSAVSGGSILGDKTRMERLAKHPNAYIRPSPSSGTLGGVHRKTREVMLLCEAAGFEVILVETVGVGQSEFTVRGMVDLFMLLVLTGAGDELQGLKKGIMELADIIVVHKADGDNLALAHQTKLEYNQILKMLKPATKGWKTRACTCSSLKQQGIKELWEIIRDFEKTVRTNGVLEERRKEQTREWLHNLITEQLKAAFYQHPHVQANLPSIERKTMEGNMTPSQAAAELFAYVYPDKR, encoded by the coding sequence ATGAAGGAGAAAGAATGCGCAAACAAGAGAGAGAGCGGGCCGTCCGCTCTTCATGTGATGAAAGGAATCTCAACTTCCAGCGGCGGTTTCGCCTTTTCAAATCAAAAACGCTTTCGTAAAAGGGCTCCCAGCCTTCCGGATTCAGACGAATTAGTAAACGGTGTGCTAGCCGGCAAGAGAAAAGATTTAGCGAAAGCCATTACTTTCATTGAAAGCAACTCGCCCAGCCATTATTCATACGGTCAAGAACTGCTGCAAAAGTTGCTGCCAAAGACGGGAAATTCCATTAGGATTGGCATTACGGGCGTGCCGGGGGTCGGAAAAAGCACGTTTATTGAAGCATTCGGCAACATGCTGTGCGATCTTGGGCTCAAAACAGCGGTGGTGGCCATCGATCCCAGTTCAGCTGTTAGTGGTGGAAGCATTCTCGGTGATAAAACACGGATGGAGCGGCTGGCTAAACATCCGAATGCCTATATTCGGCCGTCCCCTTCAAGCGGCACGCTCGGCGGCGTTCACAGGAAAACGCGGGAAGTGATGCTCCTCTGTGAAGCGGCCGGCTTTGAAGTCATTTTGGTGGAGACTGTTGGGGTAGGGCAAAGTGAATTCACTGTTCGCGGGATGGTAGATCTTTTTATGCTGCTGGTGCTGACAGGAGCTGGGGATGAATTACAGGGATTGAAGAAGGGAATTATGGAGCTTGCGGATATCATCGTCGTTCATAAAGCGGATGGGGACAATCTTGCATTAGCCCATCAGACTAAGCTGGAATACAACCAAATCCTAAAGATGCTGAAGCCGGCAACCAAGGGGTGGAAAACCCGGGCTTGCACCTGCTCCTCGCTTAAACAGCAAGGCATCAAGGAACTGTGGGAAATCATCCGAGACTTTGAAAAGACGGTCAGGACGAATGGTGTATTGGAAGAAAGGCGCAAAGAGCAAACAAGGGAATGGCTGCATAATTTAATTACGGAACAGCTCAAAGCGGCGTTTTATCAGCATCCGCATGTTCAGGCAAACTTGCCGTCGATTGAAAGGAAAACGATGGAAGGGAACATGACGCCATCGCAGGCAGCAGCGGAGCTGTTTGCTTATGTTTACCCAGATAAGAGATAA
- the scpA gene encoding methylmalonyl-CoA mutase, translating into MCKPDFHKMHPFSIAEGPSSPAAWKELLKKEVKASFEDLSFETNEKISLQPLYTMEDTKQLSHINDMPGIAPYTRGPYPTMYVSRPWTVRQYAGFSTAEESNAFYRRNLAMGQKGLSVAFDLPTHRGYDSDHPRVVGDVGKAGVAIDSVEDTNILFSGIPLDQMSVSMTMNGAVLPIMAFYIVTAEEQGVPREKLSGTIQNDILKEYMVRNTYIYPPDTSMRVIADIFEYTSNYMPKFNSISISGYHMQEAGAPADLELAYTLADGLEYVRTGLKAGIEIDSFAPRLSFFWAVGMNYFMEVAKMRAARRIWAQLMQPYHPKNPKSMALRTHSQTSGWSLTEQDPFNNVTRTLIEAHAAVMGHTQSLHTNALDEAIALPTDFSARIARNTQLFLREETGITRVIDPWAGSYYVEALTNELMERAWVHIEEIEELGGMAKAIETGLPKMRIEEASARRQARIDSGSETIIGVNRYRLEQEDPIDILAIDNTAVRLKQIKRIQEMKASRDEEKVSAALQAITKATATGEGNLLELAVEAARARATLGEISDAIERISGRHQAMIRSVSGVYSSNFSDEEQIRAVKRMTAEFNEQEGRRPRILVAKMGQDGHDRGAKVVATAYADLGFDVDIGPLFQTPEETALQAVENDVHAIGVSSLAAGHKTLLPALIAELKKLGREDIVVFIGGVIPVQDYDFLHAHGAAAIFGPGTVIPASAQKILEEIYISLGYEEVTDE; encoded by the coding sequence ATGTGTAAGCCGGATTTTCATAAAATGCATCCATTTTCTATAGCAGAAGGTCCTTCTTCTCCTGCCGCATGGAAAGAGTTATTAAAGAAGGAAGTGAAGGCCTCCTTCGAGGATCTTTCCTTTGAAACAAATGAGAAAATTTCTTTGCAGCCCCTTTATACGATGGAGGATACGAAACAGCTTTCGCATATTAACGATATGCCGGGGATCGCCCCTTATACGAGAGGGCCGTATCCGACGATGTATGTAAGCCGCCCTTGGACGGTGCGTCAGTACGCTGGTTTTTCTACGGCGGAAGAAAGCAATGCTTTTTACCGGCGCAATCTGGCAATGGGGCAAAAAGGCCTGTCCGTTGCCTTTGATTTGCCGACGCACCGGGGGTACGATTCCGATCATCCGCGAGTGGTCGGAGACGTGGGAAAAGCAGGTGTGGCTATTGATTCCGTTGAGGATACGAATATATTATTCTCGGGCATTCCGCTGGATCAAATGTCTGTCTCTATGACGATGAACGGGGCTGTTTTGCCGATAATGGCTTTTTATATCGTAACCGCTGAAGAGCAGGGGGTGCCTCGAGAAAAGCTATCTGGAACCATCCAAAATGATATATTGAAAGAATATATGGTTCGAAACACGTATATATACCCCCCGGATACTTCGATGCGGGTGATTGCGGACATTTTTGAATATACATCTAATTATATGCCGAAATTTAACAGCATCAGCATTTCGGGATATCATATGCAGGAGGCTGGAGCTCCAGCAGATCTCGAGCTCGCTTATACGCTGGCTGACGGTCTTGAATATGTCCGCACAGGGCTGAAGGCGGGCATTGAGATTGATTCGTTTGCTCCGCGGCTGTCATTCTTTTGGGCGGTCGGCATGAATTATTTTATGGAAGTGGCTAAAATGCGGGCGGCTCGCCGAATTTGGGCGCAGCTGATGCAGCCTTATCATCCGAAAAATCCTAAGTCGATGGCGCTGCGGACCCATTCCCAAACCTCAGGATGGAGTTTGACGGAGCAGGACCCGTTTAATAATGTGACAAGAACATTAATTGAAGCGCATGCAGCGGTGATGGGCCATACGCAATCATTGCATACGAACGCTTTAGATGAAGCGATCGCGCTTCCAACCGATTTTTCGGCTCGCATCGCCCGCAACACTCAGCTGTTCCTTCGGGAGGAAACCGGCATAACAAGAGTCATTGATCCTTGGGCCGGATCTTATTATGTAGAAGCGTTAACGAATGAACTAATGGAGCGCGCTTGGGTTCACATAGAGGAAATAGAAGAGCTGGGCGGTATGGCGAAAGCGATTGAGACCGGTCTTCCAAAAATGAGAATTGAGGAAGCTTCCGCGCGCCGCCAAGCGCGGATCGATTCCGGTTCGGAAACGATTATCGGAGTTAACCGCTACCGCTTAGAGCAAGAGGATCCAATCGATATTCTAGCCATCGATAACACCGCTGTGCGCTTAAAACAAATCAAACGCATTCAGGAAATGAAGGCGTCCCGTGACGAGGAGAAAGTATCGGCTGCGCTGCAGGCGATAACAAAGGCAACGGCAACAGGAGAAGGAAATCTGCTGGAGCTGGCTGTGGAAGCGGCGAGAGCGCGGGCGACTTTAGGAGAAATCTCCGATGCCATTGAACGGATCAGCGGCAGACATCAGGCAATGATCCGCTCCGTGAGCGGCGTATACAGCTCGAACTTCTCAGATGAGGAGCAGATCCGTGCTGTTAAACGAATGACGGCGGAGTTTAATGAACAAGAAGGGCGCCGGCCGCGGATTCTTGTGGCAAAAATGGGGCAGGATGGCCATGACCGCGGAGCGAAAGTAGTAGCCACCGCCTACGCGGATTTAGGGTTTGATGTCGATATTGGCCCGCTGTTTCAAACGCCGGAAGAAACGGCTTTGCAGGCCGTGGAAAATGATGTTCACGCCATCGGGGTCAGCTCATTGGCTGCCGGCCATAAAACTTTGCTGCCGGCCTTGATTGCAGAATTGAAAAAGCTGGGGCGGGAAGATATTGTCGTGTTCATTGGCGGTGTGATTCCGGTTCAAGATTATGATTTTCTTCACGCTCATGGAGCGGCGGCGATATTTGGGCCGGGCACGGTCATTCCTGCATCCGCTCAAAAGATTTTAGAAGAAATATATATTAGCCTCGGCTACGAGGAAGTGACGGATGAATGA
- a CDS encoding methylmalonyl-CoA mutase family protein, with protein sequence MNIQEMKIQSFPDVSLQEWKKAAASSLKGKSLAQLHTETYEGITLKPLYLPEHLLEIAVEQFPGEPSYTRGFYKGGYWQKPWKNANKLHAQSAGELRKKLTAALQAGQDAVSFTIEEMAGMSFDEYLQMASELKLAEYPMYINTKDHFLAFAAFLIKAKQSGLQGVAGSDILSHYAQRGLLPDESALSLHFEALSAVRQASPQLKTVIIDTVPFHLAGAHAVQEIAIALAEAVFYIEWLKEEGWSPEETVRLFSFHFAVGSQFFIETSKLRAFRKLWSALCASYGVEGEAVKVSVGAETSVFTFSKHDHHVNLLRTGSESFAALLGGAEYLQVAPFDEVNGAMTALGERTARNIPLILKHEAHLSKVIDPAGGSYFIESLTHELGQMAWKQFLRIEEGGGILSALKSGMLQKELAKVMEQRTADLAVRKTSMIGTNIYADLDEELPERESCMERLHAERKIAAFRELIELTSGEESLAHLHVQSSGEAIIPVKAQRLAAPFEQLRARAASIKAQAGMICLGALKTFKPRADFVTGVLAAGGISAKLSGECQSAQEAAAFIAETGFPYYCICGGDEAYTAFGPSLIKELKRTGGQVHIDLAGKLIGEEQKKWQEAGLDGHIFAGQNLLDKLSHLLSLWEGGPVHV encoded by the coding sequence ATGAATATTCAGGAGATGAAAATTCAAAGTTTCCCGGATGTTTCTTTACAGGAATGGAAAAAGGCGGCGGCATCCTCTCTTAAAGGAAAATCATTGGCTCAGCTGCATACGGAAACATATGAGGGGATAACACTGAAGCCGCTATATTTGCCTGAACATCTATTGGAAATTGCCGTGGAGCAATTTCCCGGTGAGCCGTCATACACTCGCGGATTTTACAAAGGGGGATATTGGCAGAAACCGTGGAAAAACGCTAACAAACTACACGCTCAATCCGCCGGTGAGCTGCGGAAAAAATTGACAGCCGCTTTGCAAGCTGGGCAGGATGCGGTCTCGTTTACTATTGAAGAAATGGCGGGAATGAGCTTTGATGAATACCTTCAGATGGCATCCGAGCTGAAGCTGGCTGAATATCCGATGTACATAAATACGAAAGATCACTTCTTAGCCTTTGCTGCGTTTCTTATCAAGGCAAAACAATCCGGGCTTCAAGGGGTTGCGGGAAGTGATATTCTCTCGCATTATGCCCAAAGAGGGCTGCTGCCGGATGAGTCGGCTCTTTCTTTGCATTTTGAAGCACTATCAGCAGTCAGGCAGGCGTCTCCGCAATTGAAAACGGTCATTATTGATACGGTTCCTTTTCATTTAGCTGGCGCTCATGCAGTGCAGGAAATCGCTATTGCATTAGCTGAAGCGGTTTTTTATATCGAGTGGCTAAAGGAAGAAGGCTGGTCTCCAGAAGAAACGGTCCGTTTATTCAGCTTTCATTTTGCCGTTGGTTCGCAGTTCTTTATCGAGACGAGCAAACTGCGGGCCTTCCGCAAATTGTGGAGCGCGCTCTGCGCTTCTTATGGCGTAGAGGGGGAAGCTGTAAAGGTTTCAGTTGGGGCGGAAACGTCCGTCTTCACGTTTTCGAAGCACGATCACCATGTCAATTTGCTGCGAACAGGCAGTGAATCTTTTGCTGCGCTGCTCGGAGGAGCAGAATATTTGCAAGTGGCTCCTTTCGATGAAGTGAATGGTGCAATGACCGCCCTCGGCGAACGAACGGCAAGAAATATACCGCTGATATTAAAACATGAAGCCCATTTATCCAAAGTGATTGATCCGGCTGGCGGTTCGTATTTTATTGAATCGCTGACGCATGAGCTTGGCCAAATGGCTTGGAAGCAGTTTTTGCGCATAGAGGAAGGCGGCGGCATCCTCTCAGCTTTGAAAAGCGGCATGCTTCAGAAAGAGCTGGCGAAAGTGATGGAGCAGCGAACGGCTGATTTAGCCGTTCGAAAGACCTCCATGATTGGCACGAATATCTATGCCGATCTTGATGAAGAGCTGCCGGAACGGGAAAGTTGCATGGAAAGATTACACGCGGAACGAAAGATTGCTGCCTTCCGGGAATTAATAGAGTTGACAAGCGGCGAGGAGTCGCTGGCTCATCTGCATGTCCAAAGCAGCGGAGAAGCCATTATACCGGTGAAAGCCCAGCGGCTGGCGGCGCCTTTTGAGCAACTAAGAGCACGTGCTGCCAGCATTAAGGCGCAGGCCGGCATGATCTGTTTAGGTGCATTAAAGACGTTTAAACCCCGCGCAGATTTCGTTACCGGCGTTCTGGCCGCTGGGGGAATCTCTGCTAAGCTAAGCGGCGAATGTCAGTCCGCTCAAGAAGCAGCGGCTTTTATAGCTGAAACGGGATTTCCTTACTACTGCATTTGCGGAGGGGATGAAGCTTATACTGCTTTTGGCCCCTCCCTCATCAAAGAGCTGAAGCGCACCGGCGGCCAGGTTCATATCGACCTGGCGGGAAAGCTAATTGGGGAAGAGCAAAAAAAATGGCAAGAAGCGGGGCTGGATGGTCATATCTTTGCCGGTCAGAATTTGCTTGATAAGCTCTCCCATCTGCTGTCTCTTTGGGAAGGAGGGCCTGTACATGTGTAA